The Huiozyma naganishii CBS 8797 chromosome 1, complete genome genome window below encodes:
- the AAT2 gene encoding aspartate transaminase AAT2 (similar to Saccharomyces cerevisiae AAT2 (YLR027C); ancestral locus Anc_2.420), translating to MSQVGIFNGVDTLPPDALFDIKKRYTQDTRAHKVDLGIGAYRDNNGQPWVLPSVRRAEEKVHADKGYNHEYLPITGLPALTGGAARVIFGPEYAEDRTVSVQSISGTGALHIAAKFLAKFLPERTIYVSDPTWANHKAIFQLQGLNVASYPYWDAASKSLLLDGFLDSIDLAEEGSVFLLHACAHNPTGLDPTPEQWDAVLERLAARNHLALFDSAYQGFATGDLDRDALAVRRGVRRMASVSPVIVCQSFAKNVGMYGERVGCFHIVLPDQSSEVNSRVHGAVSSQLAKLIRSEVSNPPAYGAKIVGAILADKSLTAAWHADMVTMSSRIHAMRAALREKLVALGTPGTWDHIVEQCGMFSFTGLSPEMVRRLETQHAVYLVSSGRASIAGLNEGNVDHVARAIDEVVRHFYESKL from the coding sequence ATGTCGCAAGTCGGTATTTTCAACGGGGTGGACACCTTGCCTCCCGATGCGCTGTTCGATATTAAGAAACGGTACACTCAGGATACACGCGCGCACAAAGTGGACCTCGGGATAGGTGCGTACAGGGACAACAACGGGCAGCCATGGGTGTTGCCGTCCGTTCGCCGTGCTGAGGAGAAAGTGCACGCGGATAAAGGTTATAACCACGAGTACCTGCCGATCACTGGTCTGCCAGCTTTGACTGGTGGTGCCGCCCGGGTGATCTTTGGTCCCGAGTACGCGGAGGACCGTACGGTGTCCGTACAGTCTATCTCGGGCACTGGTGCGTTGCACATCGCTGCGAAGTTTTTGGCGAAGTTCTTACCTGAACGTACAATTTACGTCTCGGACCCGACATGGGCGAACCACAAGGCTATCTTTCAATTACAAGGTTTGAATGTCGCGTCGTACCCGTACTGGGACGCTGCGTCGaagtcgctgctgctggatGGGTTTCTAGATTCCATCGACCTCGCGGAAGAGGGGTCTGTGTTCCTGTTGCACGCGTGTGCGCACAACCCAACCGGGCTGGACCCCACGCCGGAGCAGTGGGACGCGGTGCTCGAGCGGCTCGCGGCACGTAACCACCTTGCTCTCTTCGATTCCGCGTACCAGGGTTTCGCCACTGGGGATCTCGACCGGGACGCGCTCGCCGTGCGTCGCGGTGTGCGCAGGATGGCCTCAGTGTCTCCAGTGATCGTGTGCCAGTCCTTCGCCAAGAACGTTGGGATGTACGGTGAGCGGGTCGGGTGTTTCCACATTGTGCTGCCGGACCAATCCAGCGAGGTGAACTCCCGCGTCCACGGCGCTGTCTCCTCGCAACTCGCAAAACTGATCCGCTCGGAGGTCTCGAACCCACCGGCCTACGGTGCGAAGATCGTCGGTGCGATCCTCGCTGACAAGTCTTTGACCGCTGCGTGGCACGCGGACATGGTCACTATGTCCTCTCGGATCCACGCCATGCGTGCTGCCTTGAGGGAAAAGCTCGTTGCGTTGGGGACCCCAGGGACATGGGACCACATCGTCGAACAGTGTGGGATGTTCTCCTTCACTGGGTTGTCACCAGAGATGGTGCGCCGGTTGGAGACACAGCACGCGGTGTACCTTGTGTCCTCTGGGCGTGCGTCCATCGCGGGGCTCAACGAGGGGAACGTCGACCATGTGGCGCGTGCCATTGACGAGGTCGTCCGCCACTTCTACGAGTCCAAGCTATGA
- the SED5 gene encoding t-SNARE syntaxin (similar to Saccharomyces cerevisiae SED5 (YLR026C); ancestral locus Anc_2.421) → MDVKDRTSEFQRSVMTYRRLNKKSGGPAASAAAAAADGHPVSEFQRSASLVAGESIADGTVAREACVAGETEPIVTTTTRSEIAELSFLIKRKIYSIEQQLVALSQASRVGAGTGQQGGTAGGKLHSSNVVNLLNKKMQNVSGDFKSVLEARQRLELSNRDRWGRINDAATEGDRSSSNDGAGVSGAVGYNSSNPFMSSLIDEAGPNATITNDTVESQSPSTRLSLPNSEQQLMLIEEGLSANENLYLQERNRAVETIESTIQEVGNLFQQLGSMVQEQGEVIQRIDANVGDIDLNIGGAQRELLKYFDRVKSNRWLAAKIFFIIFVFFLFWVLLN, encoded by the coding sequence ATGGACGTGAAGGACAGGACGTCAGAGTTCCAGCGAAGCGTGATGACGTACCGGCGgctgaacaagaagagcGGTGGTCCAGCAGCCAGTGCTGCTGCAGCCGCAGCGGACGGCCACCCCGTCTCTGAGTTCCAGAGAAGTGCGTCTTTGGTCGCGGGGGAGAGTATCGCAGACGGCACAGTTGCTCGGGAAGCTTGCGTTGCTGGCGAAACGGAGCCCATCGTTACAACGACAACCCGGTCGGAGATCGCTGAGCTTTCGTTCCTGATCAAGCGGAAGATATACTCTATTGAGCAACAGCTTGTGGCGTTGTCTCAGGCGTCGCgtgttggtgctggtacGGGGCAACAGGGCGGTACCGCCGGTGGGAAACTGCACTCGAGTAACGTCGTTAATTTACTCAACAAGAAGATGCAGAACGTTTCGGGGGACTTCAAGAGTGTGCTGGAGGCTAGACAGCGGCTCGAGTTGAGCAACAGGGACCGATGGGGCCGGATCAACGATGCGGCCACGGAGGGTGACCGAAGTAGCAGTAACGATGGTGCCGGGGTCTCCGGGGCCGTCGGTTACAACAGTTCTAACCCGTTCATGTCCTCGCTGATAGATGAGGCCGGGCCCAACGCTACGATCACGAACGATACTGTGGAGTCTCAGAGCCCCTCGACGCGGCTCTCTTTACCTAACAGTGAGCAGCAACTGATGTTGATAGAGGAGGGGCTTAGTGCGAACGAGAATTTGTACTTACAAGAGAGGAACCGTGCCGTGGAGACTATTGAGAGCACGATTCAAGAGGTTGGGAATCTGTTCCAGCAACTTGGGTCGATGGTGCAAGAGCAGGGGGAAGTGATACAGCGGATCGATGCGAACGTTGGGGACATCGATTTGAACATTGGGGGCGCACAGCGAGAATTACTCAAGTATTTTGACCGTGTGAAGAGCAACCGGTGGCTTGCTGccaagatcttcttcatcataTTCGTGTTCTTTTTGTTCTGGGTGCTGCTGAACTAA